From the genome of Frankiales bacterium, one region includes:
- a CDS encoding alpha/beta fold hydrolase, producing the protein MSTPPYLDLPAHARHVELATSRGPLAALRAEPDGTPEGTFVLVPGWTGSKEDFIAVLEPLALRGWAVIAYDQRGQFESPGPDDEDAYSLPSLARDLLEVVAAGTGPVHVVGHSFGGLVAREAVLDPDGSPVASLVLLCSGPAALPASSRERLGALHAALPQVPLEVIYDVKEAADLESGWRPPSPEVGAFMRRRFTATNPVALRALTGTLLDTPDRTDALVARAREGLPVAVMYGPADDAWPLAEQDRVAAALGVEPVVVPGAGHSPAAEAPEETAAALDALVRRLHPAGQG; encoded by the coding sequence GTGAGCACGCCGCCGTACCTCGACCTCCCGGCGCACGCCCGCCACGTCGAGCTGGCGACCTCCCGCGGCCCGCTCGCCGCCCTGAGGGCCGAGCCCGACGGCACGCCCGAGGGCACGTTCGTGCTCGTGCCCGGCTGGACCGGGTCCAAGGAGGACTTCATCGCGGTGCTCGAGCCGCTGGCGCTGAGGGGCTGGGCGGTGATCGCCTACGACCAGCGCGGGCAGTTCGAGTCCCCCGGGCCCGACGACGAGGACGCCTACTCGCTGCCGTCGCTGGCGCGCGACCTGCTCGAGGTCGTGGCCGCCGGCACCGGGCCCGTGCACGTGGTGGGGCACTCCTTCGGCGGCCTGGTCGCCCGCGAGGCGGTGCTCGACCCGGACGGGTCGCCGGTCGCGTCCCTGGTGCTGCTGTGCTCGGGGCCGGCCGCGCTGCCGGCGAGCAGCCGCGAGCGGCTCGGTGCGCTGCACGCCGCGCTGCCCCAGGTGCCGCTCGAGGTGATCTACGACGTCAAGGAGGCGGCGGACCTCGAGTCGGGCTGGCGGCCCCCGTCGCCGGAGGTCGGCGCGTTCATGCGCCGCCGGTTCACCGCGACCAACCCGGTCGCCCTGCGGGCGCTCACCGGCACGCTGCTCGACACCCCGGACCGCACGGACGCCCTCGTCGCCCGCGCGCGCGAGGGCCTGCCCGTGGCCGTGATGTACGGGCCCGCCGACGACGCGTGGCCCCTCGCGGAGCAGGACCGCGTCGCCGCGGCGCTCGGCGTGGAGCCCGTGGTGGTGCCCGGCGCGGGGCACTCCCCCGCCGCCGAGGCGCCCGAGGAGACCGCCGCGGCGCTCGACGCCCTGGTACGCCGTTTGCACCCGGCGGGGCAGGGGTAG
- a CDS encoding DUF2332 family protein, with product MRRRRAPPRPRRRTSRPPPPDPRLPVSHAYDDSPGLPALFERQARASEAHGSRLYAGLCRRAARDVAAGGLLAGLLAPWAAARAGDMLPLRVLGAAHRLVLERRAPRLAVWFPSVGGTAPTDDATAEDCFADWLSCLAEHRDELPGLLERTPQTNDPGRAAALAGVLLLVTDAWHLPVRLHELGTSAGLNLRADRARLTWPGGATGPSGSPLLLDHCWLGAPLPPPGEPRVVERVGCDLDPVDPTSTEGRLLLTSFVWPDQPERLARLRAGLALADQVPASVVRRDLVEHLSGLRPADGTVLVVWHSSTWMYLDERQRAQAEDAFGRLAALATPAAPVVHAAREYLDDRLDTGFAVALRWWSAPEPVARQGFSAGVQVSYADTPAHGLPVTWHTPRVVGPDAVAR from the coding sequence GTGCGCCGCCGTCGGGCCCCACCGCGACCGCGCCGTCGGACGTCCCGCCCGCCGCCTCCTGACCCGCGGCTCCCGGTGAGCCACGCGTACGACGACTCGCCGGGCCTGCCGGCGCTGTTCGAGCGCCAGGCACGTGCCTCGGAGGCGCACGGCTCCCGCCTCTACGCCGGTCTGTGCCGCCGTGCCGCTCGGGACGTCGCCGCCGGCGGGCTCCTCGCCGGGCTGCTCGCGCCCTGGGCCGCGGCCCGGGCGGGCGACATGCTGCCCCTGCGCGTGCTCGGTGCGGCGCACCGGCTGGTGCTCGAGCGGCGGGCGCCGCGGCTGGCGGTGTGGTTCCCGTCGGTCGGCGGTACGGCGCCCACGGACGACGCGACGGCCGAGGACTGCTTCGCCGACTGGCTGTCCTGCCTGGCCGAGCACCGCGACGAGCTGCCCGGGCTGCTCGAGCGCACGCCGCAGACGAACGACCCTGGCCGCGCCGCCGCCCTGGCCGGCGTGCTGCTGCTCGTGACCGACGCGTGGCACCTCCCGGTGCGCCTGCACGAGCTGGGCACCTCCGCCGGCCTCAACCTGCGCGCCGACCGCGCCCGGCTCACGTGGCCCGGCGGCGCGACCGGACCGTCCGGCTCGCCGCTGCTGCTCGACCACTGCTGGCTCGGCGCCCCCCTCCCGCCGCCGGGGGAGCCCCGCGTGGTGGAGCGGGTGGGCTGCGACCTCGACCCGGTGGACCCCACCAGCACCGAGGGACGGCTGCTGCTCACCTCGTTCGTCTGGCCCGACCAGCCCGAGCGCCTCGCCCGGCTGCGGGCCGGCCTCGCGCTCGCCGATCAGGTGCCCGCGTCGGTGGTGCGCCGCGACCTCGTCGAGCACCTGAGCGGGCTGCGCCCGGCGGACGGCACGGTGCTCGTCGTGTGGCACTCCTCGACCTGGATGTACCTCGACGAGCGGCAGCGCGCCCAGGCCGAGGACGCGTTCGGGCGCCTCGCCGCCCTCGCCACTCCCGCCGCACCGGTGGTGCACGCCGCGCGCGAGTACCTCGACGACCGCCTCGACACCGGGTTCGCCGTCGCACTGCGGTGGTGGTCGGCTCCGGAACCGGTTGCCCGGCAAGGATTCTCAGCCGGGGTCCAGGTGTCCTACGCCGACACGCCGGCGCACGGACTGCCCGTGACGTGGCACACGCCGCGGGTGGTCGGGCCTGACGCGGTCGCGAGGTAG
- a CDS encoding acyl-CoA dehydrogenase codes for MGRLAQTEGLTDVQQEILGAVHEFVEKEIIPNAQALEHADEYPTDIVEGMKDMGIFGLMIPEEYGGLGESLLTYALTVEEIARGWMSVSGIINTHFIVAYMLMQHGTEEQKQELLPRMAAGEVRGSFSMSEPHCGSDVSAIRSKAVRDGDDFVLTGQKMWLTNGGSSTLTAVLVRTDGEAAEDASVYKRMTTFLVEKPAGFGEVRPGLTVPGKIDKMGYKGVDTTELVMDGLRLPADRILGGEPGRGFYQMMDGVEVGRVNVAARACGLALRAFELGIDYAQQRHTFGKQIADHQAVQFRLADMAVKVEAAHQMMVRAARTKDAGERNDLEAGMAKYLASEYCRDVVEDSFRIHGGYGYAKEYEIERLYREAPMLLIGEGTADIQRGIIGRRLLEDYKRR; via the coding sequence ATGGGCCGCCTGGCGCAGACCGAGGGCCTGACCGACGTCCAGCAGGAGATCCTGGGTGCGGTCCACGAGTTCGTGGAGAAGGAGATCATCCCGAACGCGCAGGCGCTCGAGCACGCGGACGAGTACCCCACGGACATCGTCGAGGGCATGAAGGACATGGGGATCTTCGGCCTGATGATCCCCGAGGAGTACGGCGGCCTCGGCGAGTCGCTGCTCACCTACGCGCTGACGGTGGAGGAGATCGCGCGCGGATGGATGAGCGTGTCCGGCATCATCAACACGCACTTCATCGTGGCCTACATGCTCATGCAGCACGGCACCGAGGAGCAGAAGCAGGAGCTGCTGCCGCGCATGGCCGCGGGGGAGGTGCGCGGCTCGTTCTCGATGTCCGAGCCGCACTGCGGCAGCGACGTGTCCGCGATCCGGTCCAAGGCCGTGCGCGACGGCGACGACTTCGTGCTCACCGGCCAGAAGATGTGGCTCACCAACGGCGGCTCCTCGACGCTGACCGCCGTGCTGGTGCGCACCGACGGCGAGGCCGCCGAGGACGCCAGCGTCTACAAGAGGATGACCACCTTCCTCGTCGAGAAGCCGGCCGGCTTCGGCGAGGTCCGGCCGGGGCTCACCGTGCCGGGCAAGATCGACAAGATGGGCTACAAGGGCGTCGACACCACCGAGCTGGTGATGGACGGGCTGCGCCTGCCGGCCGACCGGATCCTGGGGGGCGAGCCGGGTCGTGGCTTCTACCAGATGATGGACGGCGTCGAGGTGGGCCGGGTGAACGTGGCCGCCCGGGCCTGCGGCCTGGCCCTGCGCGCGTTCGAGCTCGGCATCGACTACGCCCAGCAGCGGCACACGTTCGGCAAGCAGATCGCCGACCACCAGGCGGTGCAGTTCCGCCTCGCCGACATGGCGGTCAAGGTGGAGGCGGCGCACCAGATGATGGTGCGCGCGGCCCGCACCAAGGACGCCGGCGAGCGCAACGACCTCGAGGCCGGGATGGCGAAGTACCTGGCGAGCGAGTACTGCCGCGACGTCGTGGAGGACTCGTTCCGCATCCACGGCGGCTACGGCTACGCCAAGGAGTACGAGATCGAGCGGCTCTACCGCGAGGCCCCGATGCTGCTCATCGGCGAGGGCACCGCCGACATCCAGCGCGGGATCATCGGCCGGCGGCTGCTCGAGGACTACAAGCGGCGCTGA
- a CDS encoding FAD-dependent oxidoreductase: MVVGAGIVGACCADALSAAGLRVCVVDRGGVVAGTTGAGEGNILVSDKEPGPELDLALLSRGLWAALADELPDAVELEAKGGLVVAAAPDDLASLLRVADAQRAHGVDTVPVAAADLPALEPHLATDLAGGVLYPQDMQVQPMLAAAHLLRRARARGAEVLTRTELVGLERTAAGSVAAALTTAGRLPCRWLVNAAGTWGGDVAGLAGAPVPVLPRRGFILVTEPLPPGTVRHKVYRADYVANVASGSAGLETSPVVESTRSGTVLIGASRERVGFDPTVSYDVLARLAAQALALFPVLASVRAQRAYRGFRPYCPDHLPVIGPDPRVDGVVHACGHEGAGIGLAPATARLVTEAVTGAPTTLPLDPFSPTRFAA; this comes from the coding sequence GTGGTCGTGGGCGCGGGGATCGTCGGCGCCTGCTGCGCCGACGCGCTGTCCGCAGCGGGCCTGCGCGTGTGCGTGGTCGACCGCGGCGGCGTGGTCGCGGGCACCACGGGCGCCGGCGAGGGCAACATCCTGGTGTCGGACAAGGAGCCGGGGCCCGAGCTCGACCTGGCCCTGCTCTCGCGCGGGCTGTGGGCCGCGCTGGCCGACGAGCTCCCCGACGCCGTCGAGCTCGAGGCCAAGGGCGGCCTCGTGGTCGCCGCGGCGCCCGACGACCTCGCGTCGCTGCTGCGCGTGGCCGACGCCCAGAGGGCGCACGGCGTCGACACGGTGCCGGTCGCGGCGGCGGACCTGCCGGCGCTCGAGCCGCACCTGGCGACGGACCTCGCGGGCGGGGTGCTCTACCCCCAGGACATGCAGGTGCAGCCGATGCTGGCCGCCGCCCACCTCCTGCGGCGCGCCCGCGCCCGGGGGGCCGAGGTGCTCACCCGCACCGAGCTCGTCGGGCTCGAACGCACAGCCGCCGGCTCGGTCGCCGCGGCCCTCACCACTGCCGGCCGGCTGCCCTGCCGCTGGCTGGTCAACGCCGCCGGCACGTGGGGCGGCGACGTCGCGGGGCTGGCCGGCGCGCCGGTGCCGGTTCTCCCGCGGCGCGGCTTCATCCTCGTGACCGAGCCGCTGCCCCCGGGGACCGTGCGGCACAAGGTGTACCGGGCCGACTACGTGGCCAACGTCGCGAGCGGGAGCGCCGGGCTGGAGACCTCGCCCGTCGTCGAGTCGACCCGGTCCGGCACGGTGCTCATCGGGGCGAGCCGCGAGCGCGTGGGCTTCGACCCCACGGTCTCCTACGACGTCCTCGCCCGGCTCGCGGCGCAGGCGCTGGCCCTGTTCCCGGTGCTCGCCTCCGTGCGGGCCCAGCGCGCCTACCGCGGGTTCCGGCCGTACTGCCCTGACCACCTGCCGGTGATCGGGCCCGACCCTCGCGTCGACGGCGTCGTGCACGCCTGCGGGCACGAGGGCGCCGGGATCGGGCTGGCTCCCGCCACGGCCCGTCTCGTGACCGAGGCGGTCACCGGCGCGCCCACGACGCTGCCGCTGGATCCCTTCTCGCCCACGAGGTTCGCCGCATGA
- a CDS encoding (2Fe-2S)-binding protein → MSEPRRFVVVVDGREVPAYDGDTLAAVLWREGRRAWRTTRGEGRPRGMFCGIGACQDCLVSVDGVAGVRACLAPARPEAYVVTDGGADA, encoded by the coding sequence ATGAGCGAGCCCCGGCGCTTCGTCGTGGTCGTCGACGGGCGGGAGGTCCCTGCCTACGACGGCGACACCCTGGCCGCGGTGCTGTGGCGGGAGGGCCGCCGCGCGTGGCGGACCACCCGCGGCGAGGGCCGCCCGCGCGGGATGTTCTGCGGGATCGGTGCGTGCCAGGACTGCCTGGTCAGCGTCGACGGCGTCGCCGGGGTGCGGGCGTGCCTCGCCCCCGCCCGCCCCGAGGCCTACGTCGTCACCGACGGGGGCGCCGATGCCTGA
- a CDS encoding ATP-binding protein has product MLRLALDPTPAAVAPARRWSAGRVREAFPTMPGLDDLVDDVTLVVSELVTNAVVHGQPPLALEVGTDDSGSRCRVTVVCRDGGPWDGTPPDPIRGRGLAIVRTLAEVSIDADSRGTTVTAVLSR; this is encoded by the coding sequence GTGCTGCGTCTCGCGCTCGATCCCACCCCCGCCGCCGTCGCGCCGGCGCGGCGGTGGTCGGCGGGGCGGGTGCGCGAGGCGTTCCCGACGATGCCCGGGCTCGACGACCTCGTCGACGACGTGACCCTGGTGGTGAGCGAGCTCGTCACCAACGCCGTCGTCCACGGTCAGCCGCCGCTGGCCCTCGAGGTGGGCACCGACGACTCCGGAAGCCGGTGCCGCGTCACCGTCGTGTGCCGCGACGGCGGCCCCTGGGACGGCACCCCTCCCGACCCGATCCGCGGGCGCGGGCTGGCGATCGTGCGCACGCTGGCCGAGGTGTCGATCGACGCCGACTCGCGCGGCACGACGGTCACCGCGGTGCTGTCGCGCTGA
- a CDS encoding FAD-dependent oxidoreductase, translated as MPERVRADVVVVGAGPSGLAAAAQACADGADVVLLDQAARVGGAYWRHHPTHVEGTADVPLHHDMATLRRLLHRVERADVRTEHSVWALEPTPDGRFLVRATAGEVARRPVVVDAGAVVVATGAFDRVSPFPGWTMPGVVTAGGAQALLKGSLVAPGGRVVVAGSGPLLLVVADGLLRSGVEVAAVAEARHPTAYGLRPGAWSGLSARAGEAAAYLATLARHRVPYLAGWDVVEVEGEGRVQRVTLGGARGRTRHYDADAVLVSHGFTPQVELLLQAGCRTRVDGDGSVVVEVDVGQRTSVPGLLATGEVTGVGGASLALLEGYVAGRTLTGQPVDPAVHRRIAVHRRFAQAMHAVHGPRPDRVAALPDDEVVCRCEEVTAGRLRSACRDLGVDDVRSAKLTTRAGMGLCQGRVCGRAVADLVAAESGRPADPAELARAVSRTPALPVPLAVLAAGDDRPGDDAGPAGGRDR; from the coding sequence ATGCCTGAGCGGGTGCGCGCGGACGTCGTGGTCGTGGGCGCCGGTCCCTCGGGCCTGGCCGCGGCCGCGCAGGCGTGCGCGGACGGCGCCGACGTCGTGCTCCTCGACCAGGCGGCGCGGGTCGGCGGGGCCTACTGGCGCCACCACCCGACGCACGTGGAGGGCACCGCGGACGTGCCCCTGCACCACGACATGGCCACGCTGCGCCGGCTGCTGCACCGGGTGGAGCGTGCCGACGTGCGCACGGAGCACTCGGTGTGGGCGCTGGAGCCGACGCCCGACGGGCGCTTCCTGGTGCGGGCCACCGCCGGCGAGGTCGCCCGCCGGCCGGTCGTGGTCGACGCGGGCGCCGTGGTGGTCGCGACCGGCGCGTTCGACCGGGTGTCGCCGTTCCCCGGCTGGACCATGCCCGGCGTGGTGACCGCCGGCGGTGCCCAGGCGCTGCTCAAGGGATCTCTGGTGGCGCCGGGCGGCCGCGTGGTGGTGGCCGGGTCCGGCCCGCTGCTGCTCGTGGTGGCCGACGGGCTGCTGCGGTCCGGGGTCGAGGTCGCGGCGGTGGCCGAGGCGCGCCACCCGACCGCCTACGGCCTGCGGCCCGGTGCATGGTCGGGCCTGTCGGCACGGGCGGGTGAGGCGGCGGCGTACCTCGCGACCCTCGCGCGCCACCGCGTCCCCTACCTCGCCGGGTGGGACGTGGTCGAGGTCGAGGGCGAGGGCCGGGTGCAGCGGGTGACGCTGGGTGGTGCGCGCGGCCGCACGCGCCACTACGACGCCGACGCCGTGCTCGTGTCGCACGGGTTCACCCCGCAGGTCGAGCTGCTGCTGCAGGCGGGCTGCCGCACGCGCGTGGACGGCGACGGCTCGGTCGTGGTGGAGGTCGACGTGGGGCAGCGCACCAGCGTGCCCGGCCTGCTCGCCACGGGCGAGGTCACCGGGGTGGGCGGCGCCTCGCTGGCGCTCCTCGAGGGGTACGTCGCGGGGCGGACGCTGACCGGGCAGCCGGTCGACCCCGCGGTGCACCGGCGGATCGCCGTGCACCGCAGGTTCGCGCAGGCGATGCACGCGGTGCACGGGCCGCGTCCGGACCGGGTCGCCGCACTGCCCGACGACGAGGTCGTCTGCCGCTGCGAGGAGGTGACCGCCGGCCGGCTGCGGTCGGCCTGCCGCGACCTCGGCGTGGACGACGTCCGCTCGGCGAAGCTGACGACGCGGGCGGGCATGGGCCTGTGCCAGGGCCGGGTGTGCGGCCGTGCCGTGGCCGACCTCGTGGCGGCGGAGTCGGGCCGGCCGGCCGATCCCGCCGAGCTCGCCCGGGCCGTCTCGCGCACGCCGGCCCTGCCCGTGCCGCTGGCGGTGCTGGCCGCCGGCGACGACCGGCCCGGCGACGATGCCGGACCGGCGGGTGGCCGGGACCGCTGA
- a CDS encoding recombinase RecB, with protein MPERLYPCTPTRLDTWLSCPRRFRFTYLERRPKGPPWAHNSVGAAVHNALRDWWSVPLERRDAHAAEELVARQWISEGFRDDAQSAQWRDRAAAMTAAYAATLDPADEPVGVERTVSVATHGMALSGRVDRIDRRPSEDGGEELVVVDYKTGRRPLDADDARSSLALAVYVVAARRTLRLRARRVELHHLPTASVAVHEHGEESLDRHLRRAGELAAEAAAAQRAWHEGLAARAEDAADGVAEAVEAIDAVLPPAPGPGCSWCDHRRWCPAGREASTERAPWDGLAEGEGPLSATAPR; from the coding sequence ATGCCCGAGCGGCTCTACCCGTGCACGCCCACGCGCCTGGACACCTGGCTCTCGTGCCCCCGGCGGTTCCGGTTCACCTACCTGGAGCGACGTCCCAAGGGCCCTCCCTGGGCGCACAACTCGGTCGGCGCCGCCGTGCACAACGCGCTGCGCGACTGGTGGTCCGTGCCGCTCGAGCGGCGCGACGCGCACGCCGCCGAGGAGCTGGTGGCCCGGCAGTGGATCTCCGAAGGCTTCCGCGACGACGCGCAGTCCGCGCAGTGGCGCGACCGCGCCGCGGCGATGACCGCCGCCTACGCCGCCACGCTCGACCCGGCCGACGAGCCGGTGGGGGTGGAGCGCACGGTGTCGGTCGCCACCCACGGCATGGCGCTGTCCGGCCGCGTGGACCGCATCGACCGGCGGCCGAGCGAGGACGGCGGCGAGGAGCTGGTGGTCGTCGACTACAAGACCGGCCGGCGCCCGCTCGACGCCGACGACGCGAGGTCCTCGCTCGCCCTGGCGGTCTACGTCGTCGCGGCGCGGCGCACGCTGCGGCTGCGCGCGCGGCGGGTGGAGCTGCACCACCTGCCCACGGCGTCGGTCGCCGTGCACGAGCACGGGGAGGAGTCGCTGGACCGGCACCTGCGCCGGGCCGGCGAGCTGGCTGCCGAGGCCGCGGCCGCCCAGCGCGCGTGGCACGAGGGCCTGGCCGCCCGGGCCGAGGACGCCGCCGACGGCGTCGCGGAGGCGGTGGAGGCGATCGACGCCGTGCTGCCGCCGGCACCGGGGCCGGGCTGCTCGTGGTGCGACCACCGGCGCTGGTGCCCGGCCGGCCGCGAGGCCTCCACCGAGCGGGCACCGTGGGACGGGCTGGCGGAGGGCGAGGGGCCGCTCAGCGCGACAGCACCGCGGTGA
- a CDS encoding proline racemase: protein MRARRVFHAVDSHTEGMPTRVIVGGVGVLPGATMAERRMHVITEADDLRTLLMYEPRGHSAMSGAILQPPTRPDADWGVVYIEVSGCLPMCGHGTIGVATVLVETGMVEVTEPVTTIRLDVPAGLVEARVVVQDGRATAVTIRNVPSFVVGLDRVVEVPGVGEVTYDLAFGGNFYAIVPIERLGIPFERSEKQRMLDVSLALMDAINAADAPVHPLDPGIRDCHHVYLEAPGSTAQRSRHAMAIHPGWFDRSPCGTGTSARMAQLHARGLLGLDEDFVNESFIGTTFTGRLVEETEVGGVPAVVPTITGRAWITGTAQYVLDPDDPFPAGFLL, encoded by the coding sequence ATGCGCGCGCGCCGGGTCTTCCACGCCGTCGACTCTCACACCGAGGGCATGCCCACGCGGGTGATCGTCGGCGGGGTCGGCGTGCTGCCCGGCGCGACGATGGCCGAGCGGAGGATGCACGTCATCACCGAGGCCGACGACCTGCGCACGCTGCTCATGTACGAGCCGCGCGGGCACTCCGCCATGAGCGGCGCCATCCTCCAGCCGCCGACGCGCCCGGACGCGGACTGGGGCGTCGTCTACATCGAGGTGAGCGGGTGCCTGCCGATGTGCGGGCACGGCACCATCGGCGTCGCGACGGTGCTGGTGGAGACCGGCATGGTGGAGGTCACCGAACCGGTCACCACCATCCGCCTCGACGTCCCGGCCGGGCTCGTCGAGGCGAGGGTGGTCGTGCAGGACGGGCGCGCCACGGCGGTCACCATCCGCAACGTGCCGTCGTTCGTCGTCGGGCTCGACCGGGTGGTCGAGGTCCCGGGCGTCGGCGAGGTCACCTACGACCTCGCCTTCGGGGGGAACTTCTACGCGATCGTGCCGATCGAGCGCCTGGGCATCCCCTTCGAGCGCAGCGAGAAGCAGCGGATGCTCGACGTGTCGCTCGCCCTGATGGACGCCATCAACGCAGCGGACGCCCCCGTGCACCCGCTCGATCCCGGCATCCGCGACTGCCACCACGTCTACCTCGAGGCGCCCGGCTCCACCGCGCAGCGCAGCCGGCACGCGATGGCCATCCACCCGGGGTGGTTCGACCGGTCCCCGTGCGGCACCGGCACGTCCGCGCGCATGGCCCAGCTGCACGCCCGCGGCCTGCTCGGGCTCGACGAGGACTTCGTCAACGAGTCCTTCATCGGGACCACCTTCACCGGCCGGCTCGTCGAGGAGACCGAGGTCGGCGGGGTCCCGGCGGTGGTGCCCACCATCACCGGCCGGGCCTGGATCACCGGCACGGCGCAGTACGTGCTCGACCCGGACGACCCGTTCCCCGCCGGGTTCCTCCTGTAG
- a CDS encoding NAAT family transporter, whose amino-acid sequence MDLRLLGSVYLTLFVIMDPPGIIPVFLALTARRGAKAMARAALQAALTAFGVITLFAIFGERILAFLGITLPALQASGGLLLLIISLELLTGNTEEPTEVDDVNVAMVPLGTPLLAGPGAIVATILFVRQSHTAPEITALVLGIVAIHVTIYLVMRYSTVLARLLRPTGILVLTRIAGLLVAAIAVQLIANGVFGFIDARAVGG is encoded by the coding sequence GTGGACCTCCGGTTGCTGGGGTCCGTCTACCTCACGCTGTTCGTCATCATGGACCCGCCGGGCATCATCCCGGTCTTCCTGGCGCTCACCGCCCGCCGGGGCGCGAAGGCGATGGCCCGCGCCGCCCTGCAGGCCGCGCTCACGGCGTTCGGCGTCATCACGCTCTTCGCGATCTTCGGCGAGCGCATCCTGGCGTTCCTCGGGATCACGCTGCCGGCGCTTCAGGCCTCGGGCGGCCTGCTGCTGCTCATCATCAGCCTCGAGCTGCTCACCGGGAACACCGAGGAGCCGACGGAGGTCGACGACGTCAACGTCGCCATGGTGCCGCTGGGCACGCCCCTGCTGGCCGGGCCGGGCGCGATCGTCGCGACGATCCTGTTCGTGCGCCAGTCGCACACCGCCCCGGAGATCACCGCGCTGGTGCTCGGCATCGTGGCCATCCACGTCACGATCTACCTGGTGATGCGCTACTCCACGGTGCTCGCCCGGCTGCTGCGGCCGACCGGGATCCTCGTGCTCACCCGGATCGCCGGCCTGCTCGTCGCGGCGATCGCGGTGCAGCTCATCGCCAACGGGGTGTTCGGGTTCATCGACGCCCGGGCCGTGGGCGGGTGA
- a CDS encoding dihydrodipicolinate synthase family protein, with protein sequence MADTTRTAPAPWHGVLVATALPMRADLSVDLDAYAEHVRWLAECGCDGVVPNGSLGEYQTLSDDERAAVLRTAAEAAPDGFVVMPGVGAYGSLQSRRWAEQAAEAGAPVVMLLPPNTYRADEEAVVAHYRAVAEVGVPILAYNNPFDTKVDLTPRLLARLFHEGLIVAVKEFTGDPRRAYEIAELAPGLDILIGSDDVVLEVGLAGAVGWVAGFTNALPRSTVELYRASLAGDLATALPLYRALHPLLRWDARTEFVQAIKLSMDVVGRYGGPCRPPRAALPPEAEAEIRAHTEKAIADGMS encoded by the coding sequence ATGGCAGACACGACCCGCACCGCCCCCGCGCCGTGGCACGGGGTCCTCGTGGCCACCGCGCTCCCCATGCGCGCCGACCTCTCGGTCGACCTCGACGCCTACGCCGAGCACGTGCGCTGGCTCGCCGAGTGCGGGTGCGACGGCGTCGTGCCCAACGGCTCGCTGGGGGAGTACCAGACCCTGTCCGACGACGAGCGCGCGGCGGTGTTGCGCACGGCGGCCGAGGCGGCGCCGGACGGCTTCGTCGTCATGCCGGGCGTCGGTGCCTACGGCTCGCTCCAGTCCCGCCGGTGGGCGGAGCAGGCCGCGGAGGCCGGCGCCCCCGTCGTGATGCTGCTGCCGCCCAACACCTACCGCGCCGACGAGGAGGCGGTGGTCGCGCACTACCGCGCGGTGGCCGAGGTCGGCGTCCCGATCCTGGCCTACAACAACCCCTTCGACACCAAGGTCGACCTCACGCCGCGGCTGCTCGCGCGGCTGTTCCACGAGGGGCTCATCGTCGCGGTCAAGGAGTTCACCGGCGACCCGCGGCGGGCCTACGAGATCGCAGAGCTGGCGCCGGGCCTCGACATCCTCATCGGGTCGGACGACGTCGTGCTCGAGGTGGGGCTCGCGGGGGCCGTCGGCTGGGTGGCCGGATTCACCAACGCCCTCCCGCGCTCGACCGTCGAGCTCTACCGCGCGTCCCTTGCGGGCGACCTCGCCACGGCCCTGCCGCTCTACCGCGCCCTGCACCCCCTGCTGCGCTGGGACGCGCGCACCGAGTTCGTGCAGGCCATCAAGCTGTCGATGGACGTCGTGGGCCGCTACGGCGGTCCCTGCCGTCCGCCGCGCGCGGCCCTGCCTCCGGAGGCCGAGGCCGAGATCCGGGCCCACACCGAGAAGGCGATCGCGGACGGGATGTCCTGA
- a CDS encoding NUDIX domain-containing protein: MTRTPPPPARVPCAGAVVVHEGRLLVVRRGHEPAAGLWSVPGGRLEAGEDAATAARREVREETGLDVEVGALVGRVEREGPGGVVYVIDDLACTLAGPDAPVAGDDAAEVRWVTRAELAALPLAPLLLETLEEWSVLDLLREG; encoded by the coding sequence GTGACGCGGACTCCCCCTCCTCCCGCCCGGGTGCCGTGCGCCGGAGCCGTCGTGGTGCACGAGGGGCGGCTGCTGGTCGTGCGGCGCGGCCACGAGCCGGCGGCCGGGCTGTGGTCTGTGCCCGGAGGCCGTCTCGAGGCCGGGGAGGACGCCGCGACCGCCGCGCGGCGCGAGGTGCGCGAGGAGACCGGCCTCGACGTCGAGGTGGGCGCCCTGGTCGGCCGGGTGGAGCGCGAGGGCCCGGGCGGCGTCGTGTACGTCATCGACGACCTCGCCTGCACGCTCGCCGGCCCGGACGCGCCGGTCGCGGGCGACGACGCCGCGGAGGTGCGCTGGGTCACCCGCGCGGAGCTCGCGGCGCTGCCCCTCGCGCCGCTGCTGCTCGAGACGCTCGAGGAGTGGTCGGTGCTCGACCTGCTGCGCGAGGGCTGA